The Phragmites australis chromosome 1, lpPhrAust1.1, whole genome shotgun sequence genomic interval CACGACTCATTGCCATCCCTATTTACTTCAGATTTTGTGACTATATGGTAGTAGTATAATTTGCCTTTGACTACGTCAGTATACCGCATAAACAAATTATGTTTTTGAATAGACTGTGGGATGTTTTGGTGTTGATGGATGCTAGGTTACATGCAGTTATATCACATGTACTTTGCTGCTTCTTTGCTTGATGTTCTTGCTACAGGTTATAAGTTATTGAATTATGTCTTGCAGAGTTGCAGTCAAGATGCCTCGCCACGATGATCGTTACAGCGGTAACACAAGGCTCTACGTCGGTCGTCTCTCCTCTCGTACGAGAACACGAGATCTTGAAGACCTTTTTGGCAGATATGGGAGGTGAGCACACTGGGTCATTTGGAGTGTTTCATGTGCTCAATGTGAAGCATATTCCTTTCAACGAGTCAAAGACTGCTTTTGCTTTATTGTTGTTTCGACCAATTTGTGGAACTAGTTATGCTACTTAGGTAGTGCGGAAaagacatgttttttttttaatttaacctCAACATATGTGCACTTGTGATGATAGTACACATTGACATTGTATAGCATAGTGGATGGCCCTTGGCCTACAACATAAGCTGTTCCCATAAAATGGTGGGCGGAAGATTTAAAAACCTGTTTGGATTGCAGGAATTTCACAGGAAGTAGCAGAATGCCTATGAAATTATCTTGGAAACTGTTATTTCTGTCGGGCTGGATCCTTAGTTGAACGAAGCGACTTTTTATTTGTATGGTATTAGCACAATGTGATCCTTAGTTAGAAGGTCCAGAACATGGTCAGCTGTGTAACCATTTTCTTTTGGTTTCATCCCTTGCACATGAATTCTAGGTTTGGAATAGCGTAATGTAAaaaatactccctccgttcttttttgtttgtccTTTTAGCCTTGTGCACACATATTAAAAAGTTCTCATGTGTCCCTATCACTCTACTAAAGGTGTGCTCATTAAATTTGTTTGTCTCTCTAACTAGCCATGTTGATCAATGAACAAAAGAGTTAACTTAGAAAATGTAGCAGCCACTAAGTAAGCTATTGGTTATAGCTATGCCTCTTCTTGGAATCCTATAAGAACAAATAGAAAAAACACTTTCAACTCCTAAAGGACAAATAAAAAGAACAGAGGGAGTAGTTTAGTTCTTTGCTCCCCTCTTTTGGAAAATATGGAACAAGTCTTTAGAGGCGCCTCTTCAGTTTTTCTTTGTTACCTGTCGACATTGGCATCCACAAGGTTCCTTGGGGCATTGACTTCCAATGCAATATGTCTAAGCCTGCAGTGTGCTGTTATGCTCAGCATTGTTTCCCCCCATTGTTTCTGTTACCATTAGATGTACACACACCCTTCATGTTTTAACTCAGATGATCTTGTTGAAGGTTTTAGGGGCTTACCCAACCTTGGTGTCCATGGTGGGAGGGTGCTCTTGGTGGAATTGCTGGCAGTTCTTCCAAAATTTATAGCAGACTTTGGcgattcttttgaaaaaaaatattgccTGTTTTTATGGAAATCGCAGTCATGACCGGTGTTTAGTTCCTTCTGATCGGTGATACATTTCTCTACTTCTTGATGGCGTTACTGTTTCTGGAAACCATTTCCGCAGAGTGCGTTATGTGGATATGAAGCATGAGTTTGCATTTGTTGTAAGTAAACATTCTTTCTCTACTTCTTTATTTGAGATCATGAGTTATCTTGTCAACTAGATAGGCTATTTGTGTTTTTCACATATGAGCCCTTACTTTTTTTTCTGCTGAACCATATCGCAGGAGTATAGCGATCCCCGGGATGCTGACGATGCGAGGTACAACCTTGATGGTCGGGAGTTCGATGGAAGCCGCATGATTGTTGAATTTGCTAGAGGGGTAATCTAATCTATTTTCATCATTTTACcctttgttttttccttttgctgACATTCTTTGATGCTGCTGCTTTATAATTTTACTCCATCTAAATACAATTTTCGTTCTGATTTAGGTTCCACGTGGCCCAGGAGGATCTCGAGATATGGGCAGGGGTCCTCCTCCTGGTTCTGGCCGCTGCTTTAACTGTGGAACTGATGGCCACTGGGCTCGTGACTGCAAAGCTGGTGACTGGAAAAACAGGTGCTATCGATGTGGAGATGGGGGCCATATAGAAAGGGACTGTCAGAACAGTCCTAAGAATCTCAGGTATTTCCTGTGaggtttcttctttgttaaAGCTAGATCATATCTGAATGTAAGTTCTCTTTAACTCTTTATAAAATCAGGCGTGGAAGAAGTTACTCAAGATCCCCATCCCCTCGTCGTGGTAGGAGCCGTGATAGGAGTTACAGCAGGAGCCGCAGTCTGAGCTACAGGTACATTCATCATTCCTTAATTTGACAAATTGGTTTCTATGACAGTCTTCTTCAGTATTTATGGCATGATTTATTCATTGTGATGCCCTGTGGAGTCTGATGGCTGCACTCAAAG includes:
- the LOC133888406 gene encoding serine/arginine-rich splicing factor RS2Z32-like isoform X1, which codes for MPRHDDRYSGNTRLYVGRLSSRTRTRDLEDLFGRYGRVRYVDMKHEFAFVEYSDPRDADDARYNLDGREFDGSRMIVEFARGVPRGPGGSRDMGRGPPPGSGRCFNCGTDGHWARDCKAGDWKNRCYRCGDGGHIERDCQNSPKNLRRGRSYSRSPSPRRGRSRDRSYSRSRSLSYSRSRSPRRDSHDERRSMSPHNSRSPRRSPRDSRSPRRSPRDSRSPRRSPSPSKVKNRSPTPNGSRSPAPRERSGLDNSTSPRRADSRSPADHERRDISPVDNGRSPSPEDSKDNGNHHTSPRGSASPE
- the LOC133888406 gene encoding serine/arginine-rich splicing factor RS2Z33-like isoform X2, whose amino-acid sequence is MKHEFAFVEYSDPRDADDARYNLDGREFDGSRMIVEFARGVPRGPGGSRDMGRGPPPGSGRCFNCGTDGHWARDCKAGDWKNRCYRCGDGGHIERDCQNSPKNLRRGRSYSRSPSPRRGRSRDRSYSRSRSLSYSRSRSPRRDSHDERRSMSPHNSRSPRRSPRDSRSPRRSPRDSRSPRRSPSPSKVKNRSPTPNGSRSPAPRERSGLDNSTSPRRADSRSPADHERRDISPVDNGRSPSPEDSKDNGNHHTSPRGSASPE